Proteins from a genomic interval of Lycium ferocissimum isolate CSIRO_LF1 chromosome 2, AGI_CSIRO_Lferr_CH_V1, whole genome shotgun sequence:
- the LOC132046947 gene encoding uncharacterized protein LOC132046947 isoform X3 produces the protein MHGLIQVFRDTKKILVELKKHGKKVDEIHSMMRNMSLMGSGNSIRLTNSNGSEVPQVPDSVIGFEVPLQEFKLKLLGEKDQVVVLSAPTGCGKTTLEPMVCQEDDIKGYPSLSPEVEEGTCQVLAHIWLDSEIIAGSGSSSTSASSSASSSSSISSKKGNCSEFEKKLGDFFKHQLNQIPQQLMGMDLEEVC, from the exons ATGCACGGGTTAATTCAGGTGTTTAGAGATACTAAAAAGATTCTGGTTGAGTTGAAAAAACATGGTAAGAAAGTGGACGAGATTCACTCGATGATGAGAAATATGTCGTTGATGGGGTCGGGTAATAGTATCAGATTGACAAATTCGAATGGATCTGAGGTGCCCCAAGTTCCTGATTCTGTGATTGGATTTGAAGTGCCACTTCAAGAATTTAAATTGAAGCTGCTTGGTGAGAAAGATCAAGTTGTGGTTCTTTCTGCTCCTACTGGCTGTGGAAAGACTACTTTGGAACCAATGGTTTGTCAAGAGGATGATATCAAAG GCTATCCGAGTTTAAGTCCAGAAGTGGAAGAAGGTACCTGCCAAGTATTAGCTCACATATGGTTGGACTCTGAAATAATAGCTGGTTCTGGTAGTAGTTCGACTTCTGCATCTTCCTCTGCATCCTCATCATCATCTATTTCATCAAAGAAAGGGAATTGTTCTGAGTTTGAGAAGAAACTAGGTGATTTTTTCAAGCACCAATTGAATCAGATACCTCAGCAGCTTATGGGGATGGATTTAGAAGAG GTATGTTGA
- the LOC132046947 gene encoding uncharacterized protein LOC132046947 isoform X1, producing the protein MHGLIQVFRDTKKILVELKKHGKKVDEIHSMMRNMSLMGSGNSIRLTNSNGSEVPQVPDSVIGFEVPLQEFKLKLLGEKDQVVVLSAPTGCGKTTLEPMVCQEDDIKVMTVNLLGGAALRPVFDILLKAVLDVVINITSFRSKFLSLKQTLVDSEPVFADIERLSKALNGRDKEIEMFKKQLMEGEELVLKCSKTKCYEAMKIWIYSRKLTKLEISLVKFCQMHGLIQVCRDSKKILVKVNEHGKKLDEIHSMLRDILLTRSGSGVGLVSGALK; encoded by the exons ATGCACGGGTTAATTCAGGTGTTTAGAGATACTAAAAAGATTCTGGTTGAGTTGAAAAAACATGGTAAGAAAGTGGACGAGATTCACTCGATGATGAGAAATATGTCGTTGATGGGGTCGGGTAATAGTATCAGATTGACAAATTCGAATGGATCTGAGGTGCCCCAAGTTCCTGATTCTGTGATTGGATTTGAAGTGCCACTTCAAGAATTTAAATTGAAGCTGCTTGGTGAGAAAGATCAAGTTGTGGTTCTTTCTGCTCCTACTGGCTGTGGAAAGACTACTTTGGAACCAATGGTTTGTCAAGAGGATGATATCAAAG TAATGACCGTAAATCTCTTGGGAGGAGCTGCTCTGCGTCCTGTTTTTGACATACTCCTCAAAGCCGTTCTTGATGTTGTCATAAACATCACCAGTTTCCGTTCAAAATTCCTCAGCTTGAAGCAGACATTAGTTGATAGTGAACCAGTATTCGCTGACATTGAGAGGCTAAGCAAAGCCCTAAATGGCCGAGACAAAGAAATAGAGATGTTCAAGAAGCAGCTGATGGAAGGTGAAGAGCTAGTTCTCAAGTGTTCCAAGACTAAATGCTACGAAGCGATGAAAATATGGATTTACTCCAGGAAACTGACCAAGTTGGAAATTTCACTGGTGAAGTTCTGCCAGATGCATGGTTTAATTCAGGTGTGTAGGGATAGTAAAAAGATTCTGGTCAAGGTAAATGAACATGGTAAGAAATTGGACGAGATTCACTCGATGTTAAGAGATATTTTGCTGACAAGATCGGGGAGTGGTGTTGGACTTGTTTCAGGAGCTCTCAAGTAG
- the LOC132046947 gene encoding uncharacterized protein LOC132046947 isoform X2, whose amino-acid sequence MHGLIQVFRDTKKILVELKKHGKKVDEIHSMMRNMSLMGSGNSIRLTNSNGSEVPQVPDSVIGFEVPLQEFKLKLLGEKDQVVVLSAPTGCGKTTLEPMVCQEDDIKGYPSLSPEVEEGTCQVLAHIWLDSEIIAGSGSSSTSASSSASSSSSISSKKGNCSEFEKKLGDFFKHQLNQIPQQLMGMDLEEVIRQCSSVSQDDT is encoded by the exons ATGCACGGGTTAATTCAGGTGTTTAGAGATACTAAAAAGATTCTGGTTGAGTTGAAAAAACATGGTAAGAAAGTGGACGAGATTCACTCGATGATGAGAAATATGTCGTTGATGGGGTCGGGTAATAGTATCAGATTGACAAATTCGAATGGATCTGAGGTGCCCCAAGTTCCTGATTCTGTGATTGGATTTGAAGTGCCACTTCAAGAATTTAAATTGAAGCTGCTTGGTGAGAAAGATCAAGTTGTGGTTCTTTCTGCTCCTACTGGCTGTGGAAAGACTACTTTGGAACCAATGGTTTGTCAAGAGGATGATATCAAAG GCTATCCGAGTTTAAGTCCAGAAGTGGAAGAAGGTACCTGCCAAGTATTAGCTCACATATGGTTGGACTCTGAAATAATAGCTGGTTCTGGTAGTAGTTCGACTTCTGCATCTTCCTCTGCATCCTCATCATCATCTATTTCATCAAAGAAAGGGAATTGTTCTGAGTTTGAGAAGAAACTAGGTGATTTTTTCAAGCACCAATTGAATCAGATACCTCAGCAGCTTATGGGGATGGATTTAGAAGAGGTAATAAGGCAGTGCTCAAGTGTGTCTCAAGACGACACTTGA
- the LOC132046947 gene encoding protein DA1-related 5-like isoform X4: MTVNLLGGAALRPVFDILLKAVLDVVINITSFRSKFLSLKQTLVDSEPVFADIERLSKALNGRDKEIEMFKKQLMEGEELVLKCSKTKCYEAMKIWIYSRKLTKLEISLVKFCQMHGLIQVCRDSKKILVKVNEHGKKLDEIHSMLRDILLTRSGSGVGLVSGALK; the protein is encoded by the coding sequence ATGACCGTAAATCTCTTGGGAGGAGCTGCTCTGCGTCCTGTTTTTGACATACTCCTCAAAGCCGTTCTTGATGTTGTCATAAACATCACCAGTTTCCGTTCAAAATTCCTCAGCTTGAAGCAGACATTAGTTGATAGTGAACCAGTATTCGCTGACATTGAGAGGCTAAGCAAAGCCCTAAATGGCCGAGACAAAGAAATAGAGATGTTCAAGAAGCAGCTGATGGAAGGTGAAGAGCTAGTTCTCAAGTGTTCCAAGACTAAATGCTACGAAGCGATGAAAATATGGATTTACTCCAGGAAACTGACCAAGTTGGAAATTTCACTGGTGAAGTTCTGCCAGATGCATGGTTTAATTCAGGTGTGTAGGGATAGTAAAAAGATTCTGGTCAAGGTAAATGAACATGGTAAGAAATTGGACGAGATTCACTCGATGTTAAGAGATATTTTGCTGACAAGATCGGGGAGTGGTGTTGGACTTGTTTCAGGAGCTCTCAAGTAG
- the LOC132047879 gene encoding receptor-like protein kinase FERONIA, with protein MPFDYSRVDYSASSCRFFPLLLRTISASFTHPQLNMLLSQLFILSMFMFIHQVIISATNIDGNVAISCGASGDFPAPDGRVWVGDASFSSPLLQLKGKSIKSRVPHQFAGLWDPVPYKSARASRHGFTYQFSVKPGQKFIRLHFKPASYKGFKKSKAIFTVKTGQHTLLSDFIPTLPADALGINYFKKEFCITVQESETLSITFIPSRFLEDTYAFVNAIEIVSMPAGLYFTPDGNQGVRVVGRKHRFYIDNSTALETIQRINVGGNSISSLEDATMFRDWEDDSNYLIEVGAFSINRAVPIRFTSSATQSAPKEVYQTARSVGAHCHSNVCNLTWNIPLDLGFRYLVRLHFCEIEPAMTNEGERNFTIVINNHNAEDEADVIKWSGGHGISVYRDYVAIMEGDRREGKHKLSIVLQPKFAKISNHINAILNGLEVFKISNPDNNLGSVSPMHPVTTSTPEQFVSFTTKNKIATVLTLIVTLINVVVYYIRCNSEINSGKMNNRISCGEHQCRQFSLDEMVRSTNNFDPQLVIGSGGYGTVYKGDIDGGETTVAVKRLKSGSSQGENEFWTEIKMLSTHRHENLLSLIGYCNEGPEMLLVYDYMPRGSLADHLFKMDTSSSSLSWEQRLKIAIGAARGLDFLHTSQNRVIHRDVKSSNILLDENWVSKISDFGLSKMGPGNESATHVSTQVKGTFGYLDPEYFLTNRLTWKTDVYAFGVVLFEVLSGRPAVNLRLPEEQHGLVAWAKQCIKEREVNKLIDQNLAGSISSTCLKVFVGISLECFNGRPHQRPAMSEVVKSLELALVSQQNAGEDIISFDDTSTSQLKVEEKRASIKEDCNGVDIAERSAISRTKVKSEDKSLYIASPRWWDFFGLFRKAPPKPWNLVYPNSQILPHPNLRMFSFAELKAATRKFNNDTVLGDGGFGKVYKGWLDERASSKSGRTVIAVKKLNSESLQGFEEFQSEVSFLGRLSHPNLVKLLGYCQEDKELLLVYEFMQKGSLANHLFGRRSAALSLPWNVRLKIVIGAARGLAFLHASEKQVIYRNFKASNILLDGSYNAKIADFGMAKQGPSASQSHVSTRVIGTYGYAAPEYVATGHLYVKSDVYGFGVFLLEMLTGLQAADSNRPSNQHNLVEWIKPHLSDRRKLKDKIDSRLGGKYPSRAAVQIAQLALSCLENEPKTRPSMKEVVEKLEHIEAANERLNKEPRISSKHQTAEYGQQPLHHPSPYNPRHDVNRAYPLPRRAE; from the exons ATGCCCTTTGACTATTCT AGGGTAGACTATTCTGCCTCAAGTTGTCGATTTTTCCCACTTCTACTTCGAACAATCAGTGCCTCTTTCACCCACCCACAACTGAACATGTTGCTCTCTCAGCTATTCATTCTCTCAATGTTTATGTTTATCCATCAAGTGATCATCTCTGCCACTAACATTGATGGAAACGTTGCCATTTCATGTGGTGCCTCTGGCGATTTCCCTGCACCAGATGGACGAGTATGGGTTGGAGATGCCAGTTTCAGTTCTCCATTGCTACAGTTAAAGGGAAAATCTATAAAGTCAAGAGTCCCCCACCAGTTTGCTGGTTTGTGGGATCCAGTTCCTTATAAGTCAGCTCGAGCATCTCGCCATGGGTTTACCTACCAGTTTTCAGTGAAACCAGGGCAAAAGTTCATACGCCTACACTTCAAGCCAGCTTCATACAAAGGTTTCAAGAAGTCCAAAGCCATTTTTACTGTCAAAACTGGTCAGCATACCCTGCTCAGTGACTTCATCCCTACCCTTCCTGCTGATGCTCTGGGCATAAACTATTTCAAGAAGGAATTTTGCATCACTGTACAAGAAAGTGAAACATTGAGCATAACATTCATACCATCTCGCTTTTTGGAAGACACTTATGCTTTTGTAAATGCAATCGAGATTGTTTCCATGCCTGCTGGTCTGTATTTCACACCAGATGGCAATCAGGGAGTCCGTGTTGTTGGGCGAAAGCACAGATTCTACATTGACAATAGCACAGCACTGGAAACAATTCAGCGAATAAATGTTGGCGGAAACTCTATTTCATCCTTGGAAGATGCAACCATGTTCCGGGACTGGGAAGATGACTCTAATTACCTGATAGAAGTTGGTGCCTTTTCGATCAACAGAGCCGTTCCAATCAGATTTACTTCCTCAGCAACTCAAAGTGCACCAAAAGAAGTTTACCAAACGGCCAGGTCAGTGGGTGCACACTGCCATTCTAATGTCTGTAATCTCACTTGGAACATCCCACTTGATTTGGGATTCAGATACCTTGTTAGGCTCCACTTTTGTGAAATTGAACCTGCGATGACAAATGAAGGTGAAAGGAATTTCACTATTGTCATAAATAATCATAATGCTGAAGATGAAGCTGATGTGATCAAATGGAGTGGAGGACATGGAATTTCTGTATACAGGGACTATGTTGCCATTATGGAGGGTGATAGAAGGGAAGGTAAGCATAAACTTTCTATAGTTTTGCAGCCAAAGTTTGCTAAAATCAGTAATCATATTAACGCCATCTTGAATGGGCTAGAAGTATTCAAGATAAGCAACCCTGACAACAATCTTGGCAGTGTGAGCCCTATGCATCCTGTTACTACTTCAACACCAGAGCAATTTGTTTCGTTTACTACAAAGAATAAAATTGCAACTGTACTGACATTGATAGTCACTTTGATCAATGTCGTTGTTTATTACATTAGGTGTAATTCAGAGATAAACTCTGGCAAGATGAACAATAGAATATCTTGCGGGGAGCATCAGTGTCGTCAATTCTCGCTGGATGAGATGGTAAGATCAACCAACAATTTTGATCCACAGCTTGTCATTGGGAGCGGTGGATATGGCACAGTATACAAAGGTGATATTGATGGCGGAGAGACCACTGTAGCAGTTAAGCGATTGAAATCGGGATCTAGCCAGGGGGAGAATGAATTTTGGACCGAAATCAAAATGTTATCTACGCACCGCCATGAGAACCTTCTATCCCTAATTGGTTACTGCAATGAAGGTCCTGAGATGTTATTAGTTTATGATTATATGCCTCGAGGATCACTTGCTGACCACCTCTTCAAAATGGACACAAGTAGCTCCTCTCTCTCTTGGGAACAAAGGCTCAAAATTGCTATAGGTGCTGCACGTGGACTGGATTTCCTTCatacatctcaaaatagagTTATACATCGTGATGTCAAAAGCTCAAATATTCTGTTGGATGAAAATTGGGTGAGTAAGATTTCAGATTTTGGGTTGTCCAAAATGGGACCTGGAAATGAATCAGCTACTCATGTTAGTACACAAGTCAAAGGCACATTTGGGTACCTCGATCCAGAGTACTTCCTGACTAATAGATTGACATGGAAAACTGATGTGTATGCTTTTGGAGTAGTACTATTTGAAGTGCTCTCAGGAAGGCCGGCAGTCAATCTAAGACTGCCTGAGGAGCAACATGGACTTGTAGCATGGGCCAAACAATGCATCAAGGAAAGAGAAGTTAATAAGCTTATTGATCAGAATCTGGCCGGGTCTATCTCCTCAACTTGTTTAAAGGTGTTTGTAGGAATTTCTCTTGAATGCTTCAATGGTCGTCCACATCAACGGCCTGCAATGTCTGAAGTGGTGAAAAGCCTGGAATTAGCATTAGTATCTCAGCAGAATGCAGGTGAAGACATCATTTCATTTGATGACACATCAACATCTCAGTTAAAGGTTGAAGAAAAGAGGGCATCCATCAAAGAGGATTGTAATGGCGTTGATATAGCAGAAAGGAGTGCCATTTCAAGGACAAAGGTAAAATCTGAGGATAAAAGTCTCTACATCGCTTCACCAAGATGGTGGGatttttttggccttttcaGAAAAGCACCACCAAAGCCATGGAATCTTGTTTATCCAAATAGCCAGATATTACCGCATCCCAATTTACGGATGTTTTCTTTTGCTGAACTCAAGGCCGCCACCAGAAAATTTAACAATGATACGGTGCTGGGAGATGGTGGTTTTGGGAAAGTTTACAAGGGTTGGCTTGATGAGCGGGCTTCTTCTAAGAGTGGTCGCACTGTAATTGCTGTTAAGAAATTGAATTCTGAAAGCTTACAAGGATTTGAAGAGTTCCAG TCTGAGGTGAGCTTTCTTGGAAGACTTTCTCACCCTAACTTGGTCAAACTCTTGGGATACTGCCAGGAAGATAAAGAACTACTGCTTGTCTATGAGTTTATGCAAAAAGGAAGCTTAGCAAACCATCTTTTTGGAA GGCGCTCTGCTGCTTTGTCACTTCCATGGAATGTAAGGCTTAAAATTGTGATTGGCGCAGCTCGAGGCTTGGCATTCCTACATGCATCAGAGAAGCAAGTTATCTACAGAAACTTTAAAGCCTCGAATATATTACTTGATGGC TCTTACAATGCGAAGATAGCAGATTTTGGCATGGCAAAACAAGGTCCTTCGGCTAGTCAATCACATGTGTCAACACGGGTAATCGGAACGTATGGTTATGCTGCTCCCGAGTATGTTGCAACAG GACACTTGTACGTGAAGAGCGATGTCTATGGTTTTGGTGTCTTTTTATTGGAAATGCTAACAGGTCTACAGGCAGCAGACTCAAACCGCCCAAGCAACCAGCATAATCTGGTTGAATGGATTAAGCCACATTTATCTGATAGAAGGAAGTTGAAAGACAAGATAGATTCGCGGCTTGGAGGAAAATATCCATCCAGAGCTGCAGTTCAAATAGCACAACTGGCACTGTCATGTCTTGAAAATGAACCTAAAACCAGACCATCAATGAAGGAAGTAGTGGAGAAACTAGAACATATTGAGGCTGCCAATGAAAGACTCAACAAGGAGCCTAGAATAAGTTCGAAACATCAGACTGCTGAATATGGTCAGCAACCTTTGCACCATCCTTCTCCATATAATCCGAGGCACGATGTGAACCGAGCCTATCCACTCCCTAGAAGAGCAGAATGA
- the LOC132046949 gene encoding protein LYK5-like — translation MGDFLLIVFIIFTIVASIIYAQQNYTGNTVMSCKGINETGTTASFLYSCNGEKHSCRAFLIFRSHTPYNSVSSISKLLSSDPDEIFHINNISRSEFLDQNQELIVPVNCSCSGQYYRADTSYVIPSKYDTYFTIANNTYQGLSTCSALVHENIYNTLDLVLGLNLRVPLRCACPTRDQTRNGVKYLVTYLVTWGGNVSTISARFSVSGQSTAYANGLSENSVLNPFTTILIPLPKEPSSFQTRTIKRAQTEIFYPKHKISYISLFIGVGIGVSLAVLCFTLFIVLKHKKENERCEVLGKGREGKQNWNLPEHVLENIVGMDQMIKVYEFEELVAATENFSSRRRLSNYVYKGVVRGKLLAIKEMRTDISKEVKFHAKINHFNLISLTGVCKHHQLSYLVFEFMENGSLKEWLFKDDNLEAQSWNCRIHIALDIADGLDYIHNFTAPAYVHNNISSNRILLNRDLRAKISNFSLARSADCEGKASSSMKFAEGRNGYLAPEYLQTGQVTPKIDIYAFGIVLLEIITGKGAVFEQDGKEVLLSETVLGIMDEQSKTQELTDTRLQVKHPLGYIIQQTELVLRLVKLCVACLVTEPERRPSAAEIISTLIKIQSDVQN, via the coding sequence ATGGGTGATTTTCTGCTTATcgttttcataattttcaccATTGTAGCTTCAATTATCTATGCCCAACAAAATTATACGGGCAATACTGTCATGAGTTGTAAAGGAATCAATGAGACAGGAACTACAGCTTCGTTTCTGTATTCTTGCAATGGTGAAAAGCACTCCTGTCGAGCATTCCTGATTTTTAGATCACACACTCCTTATAATTCAGTTTCTTCCATCTCAAAACTCCTATCTTCGGACCCTGATGAGATTTTCCACATCAACAACATCTCAAGGTCTGAATTCTTGGATCAGAACCAAGAACTTATAGTTCCAGTAAATTGTTCATGTTCAGGTCAGTATTATCGGGCTGACACCTCTTATGTTATACCAAGCAAATATGATACCTATTTTACTATCGCGAACAACACGTATCAGGGGTTGTCTACTTGCAGTGCCCTTGTACATGAAAATATCTACAATACACTGGATCTGGTTCTGGGTCTAAATTTGCGGGTACCACTCAGATGTGCCTGTCCTACAAGGGATCAAACAAGAAATGGTGTGAAATATCTGGTAACTTATTTGGTTACTTGGGGGGGCAACGTTTCTACCATTAGCGCGCGGTTCAGTGTCAGTGGTCAAAGTACAGCATATGCAAATGGATTATCTGAAAATTCAGTTCTTAATCCTTTCACAACTATATTGATTCCTTTACCAAAAGAACCTTCAAGCTTCCAAACAAGGACTATTAAGAGAGCACAGACTGAAATCTTTTACCCTAAGCACAAAATATCGTACATCAGTCTTTTTATTGGGGTAGGAATTGGTGTTTCCCTTGCAGTCCTCTGTTTTACCTTGTTCATTGTCTTAAAACACAAAAAGGAGAACGAAAGATGTGAAGTGCTTGGGAAAGGAAGAGAAGGGAAACAAAACTGGAATTTACCAGAACATGTCCTGGAAAATATAGTTGGTATGGATCAAATGATTAAAGTCTATGAATTTGAAGAACTGGTGGCTGCAACTGAAAACTTCAGCTCGCGAAGAAGACTTAGtaattatgtttataaaggGGTCGTTAGAGGAAAACTGCTGGCCATCAAGGAGATGAGGACAGACATATCTAAAGAGGTTAAATTCCATGCAAAGATCAATCATTTCAATTTAATCAGCCTCACTGGTGTATGTAAGCATCATCAATTATCCTATCTTGTTTTTGAGTTCATGGAAAATGGATCTTTAAAAGAATGGCTTTTCAAGGATGATAACCTGGAGGCTCAGAGCTGGAACTGCAGAATTCATATTGCCTTAGATATCGCTGATGGTCTAGATTACATTCATAACTTCACAGCTCCAGCTTATGTGCACAATAACATTAGCAGTAACAGAATCTTACTTAACAGAGATCTAAGGGCCaagatttcaaattttagcTTGGCAAGATCAGCTGACTGTGAGGGAAAGGCAAGTTCATCTATGAAATTCGCCGAGGGAAGAAATGGCTACTTGGCACCTGAGTACCTTCAAACTGGTCAGGTTACTCCCAAGATAGATATCTATGCATTTGGAATCGTTCTGTTGGAGATAATTACAGGAAAAGGGGCAGTTTTCGAGCAGGATGGAAAAGAAGTACTCTTATCAGAGACAGTGCTTGGAATTATGGATGAACAATCTAAGACTCAAGAACTAACAGATACAAGGCTACAAGTCAAGCACCCCCTTggttacataattcaacaaacTGAACTCGTGCTTCGATTGGTGAAACTGTGTGTAGCTTGCTTGGTGACGGAACCTGAAAGAAGACCAAGTGCAGCAGAAATTATATCTACCTTAATCAAAATCCAGTCAGATGTACAAAACTAG
- the LOC132046948 gene encoding lysM domain receptor-like kinase 4: MNYSHFICVFTVILASSAVSILAQQPYFGTGTNACNSQETSNSAFGYFCNGPNRTCQSYLTFRSQPPFSSVSSISSLLGANPLELSQLNSVSQNATFDANQMVLVPVTCSCSGQFYQSNTSYVIRKDDTYLNIAINTLQGLSTCHAISAENNEQANNLILGSRINVPLRCACPTKNQTDDGTKYLLTYLIASGESVSLISDKFGAGTNPTLAANGLSLDDPTIFPNTTLLVPLLNPPLSSQVVGNSPPPPPSTTSTPPGVPLPDNSSKKTWKYIVAGVVGGLVAVSLLGVVIFFLFFRKRQKKADPQFVSESFEAVEKPLNKKVEDESEEFLESLSSIAQSVKVYKFEEVKAATENFSPTCLIKGSVYRGKINGDFAAIKKISGDVSKEINLLSKINHFNLISLSGICFHDGHWYLVYEYAANGALSDWICHHDGDQRSLNWTQRVQISLDVATGLNYLHSYTSPPHVHKDLNGSNILLDGDLRAKIANFGLARSADGQEGEFALTRHIIGTQGYMAPEYLENGLVSPKLDVYAFGVLLLEILTGKEVSALYEGSNTHLAEVLIPVLHDEEAKENLGNFIDPSLQGKYPAELSIAMVRLIDNCIRKDPSRRPSTDEIAQSLSRIMTATHSWEMSFSTSGSPHRLP, from the coding sequence ATGAATTATTCTCATTTCATCTGTGTGTTTACCGTTATTCTTGCTTCTTCCGCTGTTTCAATTCTTGCACAACAGCCTTACTTTGGAACAGGAACAAATGCCTGTAATAGCCAAGAGACCTCCAATTCTGCTTTTGGCTACTTTTGCAATGGACCTAACCGTACTTGCCAATCTTATTTGACCTTCAGATCTCAACCGCCTTTCAGTTCAGTGTCCTCAATCTCTTCTCTATTGGGTGCTAACCCTTTAGAACTCTCTCAACTCAATTCAGTCTCTCAAAATGCTACCTTTGATGCAAATCAAATGGTTCTTGTTCCTGTTACTTGTTCTTGTTCAGGTCAGTTTTACCAGTCAAATACATCTTATGTTATTAGAAAGGATGATACTTACTTAAACATTGCAATTAATACCCTCCAAGGGTTGTCAACTTGCCATGCTATCAGCGCTGAGAACAATGAACAAGCTAATAATTTGATTCTTGGTTCAAGAATTAATGTTCCTCTACGATGTGCTTGTCCTACAAAGAACCAAACTGATGATGGTACAAAATATCTGCTTACTTATTTGATTGCTTCTGGTGAATCTGTTTCCCTCATTAGTGATAAATTTGGGGCGGGTACAAATCCAACTCTTGCTGCCAATGGACTATCACTAGATGATCCTACTATCTTTCCAAATACTACTCTATTAGTTCCTTTATTGAATCCACCTTTGAGTTCCCAAGTTGTAGGAAATtctccaccaccacctcctTCGACAACATCGACACCACCTGGTGTACCTCTACCAGATAACAGCTCGAAGAAAACTTGGAAATATATTGTGGCTGGTGTTGTTGGAGGACTTGTCGCTGTGTCTCTTCTAGGGGTggttattttcttcttgttcttcaggaaaaggcaaaagaaagcTGATCCACAGTTTGTTTCTGAAAGCTTTGAAGCAGTTGAGAAACCGTTGAATAAGAAAGTTGAAGATGAATCGGAGGAGTTCTTGGAAAGTTTATCAAGCATAGCTCAATCTGTTAAGGTTTACAAGTTTGAAGAGGTTAAAGCAGCCACAGAAAATTTCAGTCCTACATGTTTGATTAAGGGTTCTGTTTATCGGGGCAAGATCAATGGGGATTTTGCTGCTATAAAGAAAATTAGTGGTGATGTATCCAAGGAAATTAATTTGTTGAGCAAGATCAACCATTTTAATCTTATTAGTCTCTCAGGAATTTGTTTTCATGATGGCCACTGGTATCTTGTTTATGAATATGCTGCCAACGGAGCATTAAGTGATTGGATATGCCACCATGATGGTGATCAAAGGTCACTTAATTGGACACAAAGAGTACAGATTTCTCTTGATGTGGCCACAGGGCTTAACTATCTGCATAGCTACACATCCCCTCCTCATGTTCACAAGGATTTAAACGGTAGTAATATTCTTCTGGATGGTGATTTAAGAGCCAAGATTGCGAATTTTGGTCTAGCAAGGTCAGCGGATGGACAAGAAGGAGAGTTTGCCTTGACAAGGCACATAATTGGGACCCAAGGTTACATGGCACCTGAGTATTTGGAGAATGGGCTAGTGTCCCCAAAGCTAGATGTTTATGCATTTGGAGTTCTGTTGCTGGAGATTCTCACTGGGAAAGAGGTTTCTGCTTTATATGAAGGCTCAAATACACACTTGGCTGAGGTGTTGATCCCCGTGCTTCATGACGAAGAAGCAAAGGAGAATTTGGGCAACTTCATCGACCCTTCTCTTCAAGGGAAGTACCCTGCAGAACTTTCCATTGCCATGGTCAGATTAATCGATAACTGCATAAGAAAAGATCCTTCACGTCGCCCTAGTACAGATGAGATTGCCCAATCTCTTTCAAGAATTATGACAGCTACACACTCTTGGGAAATGTCATTTAGCACTTCTGGATCACCACATAGATTGCCCTAG